A genomic stretch from Sceloporus undulatus isolate JIND9_A2432 ecotype Alabama chromosome 5, SceUnd_v1.1, whole genome shotgun sequence includes:
- the CYREN gene encoding cell cycle regulator of non-homologous end joining isoform X1, which yields MEGSIVYVTKRKHLRHWLGNSFPTTDLLDHTEQIDPLVLYKVFPFMSKMEMGSPEAAKKRILPMWMMKKAAQPVQEAEIKPKRRKKSAAVGSETVYCMNEAELVDMALCILAENSKSKEANISSSEDKDPEPQQAMTNHHESPMSDSNRDPSPAVGSKFPKGLDALSCCETTKSEDDDDDALKYVREIFFT from the exons ATGGAGGGCTCCATTGTCTACGTCACAAAGAGGAAGCACTTACGTCACTGGCTTGGGAATTCCTTCCCTACAACAGACCTTCTTGATCACACAGAGCAG ATTGATCCTCTTGTCTTGTACAAGGTATTTCCCTTTATGAGCAAGATGGAAATGGGATCCCCAGAAGCAGCAAAGAAGAGAATCCTCCCAATGTGGATGATGAAGAAGGCAGCTCAACCAGTACAAGAAGCAGAAATCAAaccaaagagaaggaagaagtcaGCTGCAGTGGG GAGTGAGACAGTTTATTGCATGAATGAAGCAGAACTGGTAGACATGGCTCTTTGCATTTTGGCTGAA AACTCCAAGAGTAAGGAAGCCAACATATCTTCCTCCGAAGATAAGGACCCAGAGCCTCAGCAAGCCATGACAAATCATCATGAGAGTCCAATGAGTGATAGCAACAGAGACCCAAGCCCTGCTGTTGGATCCAAGTTTCCAAAGGGATTGGATGCTTTAAGTTGCTGTGAGACAACCAAATCAGAGGATGACGATGATGATGCTTTGAAATATGTGCGGGAGATTTTCTTTACATGA
- the TMEM140 gene encoding transmembrane protein 140 has protein sequence MQLKLPKNIPKPSTEQQWQKYSPWIFYLSNLFLAIGYIALLFYALIWETGNIVNLPTKKIGFFNFCLWDQEAEKLDCFTFNNLEKMGINTVALILSRICIFITPVLCLFAATTVLQSLCFKDRDGWKLAHSLLAICGLLLPAGLALFLFYTKKWIQISDLDEVFVALVGAHVLLLLHLIIIALYLARFKDHFPERRLFPTRSLP, from the coding sequence ATGCAGCTGAAACTcccaaaaaacattcctaagCCCAGCACAGAGCAACAGTGGCAGAAGTACAGCCCCTGGATCTTCTATCTGAGCAATCTCTTCCTGGCAATTGGTTACATTGCTTTGCTATTTTATGCGCTTATCTGGGAAACTGGGAATATTGTCAATCTTCCCACCAAAAAAATTGGTTTCTTCAACTTCTGCTTGTGGGACCAAGAGGCAGAAAAACTGGATTGTTTCACTTTCAACAACTTGGAGAAGATGGGTATTAACACGGTTGCTCTGATATTGTCAAGGATCTGCATTTTTATCACACCAGTCTTGTGCCTCTTTGCTGCCACTACGGTCTTGCAATCCCTGTGCTTTAAAGACAGAGATGGCTGGAAACTGGCCCATTCTCTTCTGGCAAtttgtggtttgcttttgcccgcTGGCCTAGCCTTGTTCCTCTTCTACACTAAGAAGTGGATTCAGATCTCAGATTTGGATGAAGTTTTTGTAGCCCTAGTTGGTGCTCATGTTTTGCTCTTGTTGCACCTGATCATTATTGCCCTGTACCTTGCACGGTTCAAAGATCACTTTCCTGAAAGGCGGCTCTTTCCTACAAGGAGCCTTCCATGA
- the CYREN gene encoding cell cycle regulator of non-homologous end joining isoform X2: MEGSIVYVTKRKHLRHWLGNSFPTTDLLDHTEQVFPFMSKMEMGSPEAAKKRILPMWMMKKAAQPVQEAEIKPKRRKKSAAVGSETVYCMNEAELVDMALCILAENSKSKEANISSSEDKDPEPQQAMTNHHESPMSDSNRDPSPAVGSKFPKGLDALSCCETTKSEDDDDDALKYVREIFFT, translated from the exons ATGGAGGGCTCCATTGTCTACGTCACAAAGAGGAAGCACTTACGTCACTGGCTTGGGAATTCCTTCCCTACAACAGACCTTCTTGATCACACAGAGCAG GTATTTCCCTTTATGAGCAAGATGGAAATGGGATCCCCAGAAGCAGCAAAGAAGAGAATCCTCCCAATGTGGATGATGAAGAAGGCAGCTCAACCAGTACAAGAAGCAGAAATCAAaccaaagagaaggaagaagtcaGCTGCAGTGGG GAGTGAGACAGTTTATTGCATGAATGAAGCAGAACTGGTAGACATGGCTCTTTGCATTTTGGCTGAA AACTCCAAGAGTAAGGAAGCCAACATATCTTCCTCCGAAGATAAGGACCCAGAGCCTCAGCAAGCCATGACAAATCATCATGAGAGTCCAATGAGTGATAGCAACAGAGACCCAAGCCCTGCTGTTGGATCCAAGTTTCCAAAGGGATTGGATGCTTTAAGTTGCTGTGAGACAACCAAATCAGAGGATGACGATGATGATGCTTTGAAATATGTGCGGGAGATTTTCTTTACATGA